CTGGGCGTCGGCCGCCAGCGACTGGGCGCGGGCGGTCAGCGCCTGGTACTGCTGGTCCGTCGTGTCCTCGTCGCGGCGCATGCGGGCGTAGGCCGCGACGGTCGACACCTCGCGCATGATCTCGTCGCGCAGTTGGAGGACCGAAAGCAGCGTCTCGGCGTTCTCGGTGACCTGCCCCTCGTAGGTCTGTAGCTCCTCGACGCGCTCGGCGACGGCCTCGTAGGCCGCCTCCCAGTCCTCGTCGGTCGCGTAGACGCTCTCGAGATCCCAGGTGTACTCCTCGTCGACCTCGGATCGTTCGGGTACGGAACTCATGGCCGCGTTTTCGGAGCGAAGGTGGTAAAGCGTGTCGGAGACCCGCAGGCGGCGTGCGCGCCGGTAACTTTTGCCGCTCGAGGCGAATGCGTTCGTATGGACGGGGCGGACGACTCCGACGGCGATCAGGGCACCGATCGCGACCGCAACCGCGATCGTGACGCTCGTGACGCGACTCTTGAGCGCGCGCTCGGTCGCGCGTGGACCGACGATCGAGCCTGGGACCTGCTGACGCGACTGACCGAACTCCCCCACCGGATGGGCGGCTCCGAAGGCGAGCGCCGAGCCGCCGAGATCGTCCGCGAGACGTTTTCAGCGGTCGGTCTCGAGGACGTTCGGCTCGAGAAGTTTCCGATGCAGCAGTGGGACCGAAGAAAAACGGAATTCACCGTTCTGGGCGGCGATCCGGCGACCGGCGACCAGCACAACGCCGCCCCCTCCGACAGCGACGCGACGGACGCGGGCCGCGTCGAGCGCTCCTTCGAGGCGATCGCGCTCCCGTACTCGCCGCCCGCCGAGGTGGAAGGGCCGCTCGTCGACGTCGGCTCCGGAACTCCCGAGGAAATTGCGGACGCCGATCTGCGGGGTGCGGTCGCCGTCGCGAGCACGACCACCCCGGAGGGCCAGCGGTTCGTCCACCGCATGGAAAAGTTCGGTCACGCCGTCGACGCGGGCGCCGAGGCGTTCGTCTTCGCTAACCACGTTCCCGGCCAACTCCCGCCGACCGGCGCGTTGAAGTTCAACGCCGAAGCGGCCGTTCCCGGGATCGGCGTCAGCGCCGAAACCGGCGACTGGCTCTCGGAGTACGCCGAACGGGGTACGCGAGCCCGGATTCGAGTCGACGCGCAGACCCGGGAGGGATCGAGTCAGAACGTCCACGGCCGACTCGGACCGGAAACGGACGAGGAGGTGGTCGTCGTCGCCCACTACGACGCCCACGACATCACGGAGGGCGCGCTCGACAACGGCTGCGGCATCGCGACCGTCGCCGCCGCGAGCGGAATTCTGGCCGACGTCGAGGAAGACCTCGAGCGCACCGTCCGGATCGTCGGCGTCGGCTGCGAAGAGATCGGCTTGCTCGGGTCCGAGGCGCTGGCCGACCAACTGGACCTCGAGTCGGTGCGGGCGGTCGTCAACGTCGACGGCGCGGGTCGGTTCCGTAACCTGCGGGCGCTCGCGCACGGCTCCGAGCCGCTCGCCGAGCTCGCCGAAGAAATCGCGAGTGAGGCGGGACAGCCGGTTTCTCGCGAACCCGATCCCCATCCGTTCAGCGATCACTGGCCGTTCCTGCGCGCCGGCGTCCCGTCGCTGCAACTCCACAGCGAGCCGCCGGAGGGACGCGAGCGGGGCCGCGGCTGGGGCCACACGACGGCGGACACGCGTGATAAGGCCGATCCGCGGAATCTGCGCGAACACGCCATGTTGACGGCGTTGCTGGTGCGTGAACTGACAGACCAGTCCGTGCCGCGAATCGACGAGGAAGAACTACGCGAGCGACTCCGAGAACGGGAGTACGAGCCGGGAATGCGGGCTGCGGAGATCTGGCCGCCGACGTGGGCCTGAGGACTGAGGACCGAGCGTGTCGGGTTCAGCGGCCGGCCTCAAGCCGGTTCGCTGTCGGCCTCGTCGACCGCGTTCGGGGACTCGTTGCGGTCGGTCACGCCCGGCAGGTTCGGATCGCGGTACGGGTTGCGGCCGTAGGCCGGAAGCTCGTCCTCGAGTTGCTCCTTCAGGACGCGTCGGAGCCGGTTCAGGCTCGTCGTGTCGAGGCCGTACTTGGCGGCGAGTTTCTTGAACGTCTCCTCCTCGGTGATGTCGTGGGCGCGGTACTGCGCGAACAGTTCCTCCATGCGGTCGGCCGACAGCGCCTGCGCGTCGATGTCGTCCAGCCCGAAGTACGACCGCCGGTCGACGTCGACCACGTGGCGGATCACGACCAGCGCGACCTTCTCGATCGCGCGCTGGCTGCCGAACTCCGTCAGATCGATCTCGTCCATGACGCCCAGCGCGAGGTCGCGCTGCCACGGCGTCACCTCGAGGGCGTTACACAGCGCCTGCGTCGTCCGCAGCCGGTCCAGCCGGTGGGCGCGCTCGCTGTAGCCCGGCGTCGCCGCGTGCTGTTCGTCGTGGAGGCGGCGGACGCTCTCGGAGAGGTCCGCGTCGGGGGACTCGGGACGACCGATGACGGTCGCGCTGGGCGTGACGACACCCCACTGGCGGACCGTCGAGTCGCGCTGGACGTCCGCACGGGAGAGCGATCCGGACCCGGGACGGGTCTCGAGGCGGCGTTCGGGGTCGGCGCCGGTGCCGGACGCTCGATACGACTCGTCGCCGTACTCGCCGGCGACGGCCGCCTCGCGGCCGACACCGTCTGGACCGCCCGGACCGGGTTCGGAACCGTCGTCTCTCATCGTGGTATTCGCTCAGACAGGGAGACGGAAAAAGGCTCGCTCGTTTTTGCGGAGTAGTACGAAAATGATAATGACAGCAATCGTGTGTGAGCGACGACAGCGCCGTCGCTGCTCAATCAGCATCGGCGTCGCGAAAAGCCCTTCGTAGCTTCACCTTGTGACCAGAAGCACTTAAAGAACGTCGGCGGTGACCGGGGCGCGCCGAACTACCGGTCCGACGCAGTAGTATCGACGGACCGGTGGCTACGAGAGGCAGTATACATCGGAAAATCTTCTTCGTATCTTCAGCTTGTATCGAGAACCACTTAAAGCGATTCGGGGACGCTACG
The DNA window shown above is from Halopiger xanaduensis SH-6 and carries:
- a CDS encoding M28 family peptidase; this encodes MDGADDSDGDQGTDRDRNRDRDARDATLERALGRAWTDDRAWDLLTRLTELPHRMGGSEGERRAAEIVRETFSAVGLEDVRLEKFPMQQWDRRKTEFTVLGGDPATGDQHNAAPSDSDATDAGRVERSFEAIALPYSPPAEVEGPLVDVGSGTPEEIADADLRGAVAVASTTTPEGQRFVHRMEKFGHAVDAGAEAFVFANHVPGQLPPTGALKFNAEAAVPGIGVSAETGDWLSEYAERGTRARIRVDAQTREGSSQNVHGRLGPETDEEVVVVAHYDAHDITEGALDNGCGIATVAAASGILADVEEDLERTVRIVGVGCEEIGLLGSEALADQLDLESVRAVVNVDGAGRFRNLRALAHGSEPLAELAEEIASEAGQPVSREPDPHPFSDHWPFLRAGVPSLQLHSEPPEGRERGRGWGHTTADTRDKADPRNLREHAMLTALLVRELTDQSVPRIDEEELRERLREREYEPGMRAAEIWPPTWA